One Burkholderia gladioli genomic window, TCGGCATCGTGTTCTCGGCGAACATGAGCGTGGGCGTGAACGTCACGCTGAAGCTGCTCGAATTCGCCGCCAGGCAATTCGAGCAGGGTTACGACATCGAGATCATCGAGGCGCATCATCGCCACAAGGTCGATGCGCCCTCGGGCACCGCGCTGATGATGGGCGAGACCGTGGCCGCCTCGCTGGGTCGCAAGCTCGAGGATTGCGCGGTCTACGACCGCCACGGCGAGACCGGCCCGCGCGACCCCTCGACGATCGGCTTCACGGCGATCCGCGGCGGCGACATCGTGGGCGACCACACCGTGCTGTTCGCCGGCATCGGCGAACGCATCGAGATCACCCACAAGTCCTCGAGCCGTGTCTCGTATGCGCAGGGATCGATGCGCGCGGTGCGCTTCCTGGCCGACAAGCCGGCCGGGCTGTTCGACATGCAGGACGTGCTCGGCCTGCGCTGAGCCGCAACCCCGGGAGGCGCGCATGGCGATGGAAACCGGCGTAGTCCACTATCTGGCGAGCGGCGATGCCGTCACGCACGGCGTGGCCTGGCTGCTGTTCGCGATGTCGGTCGCGAGCTGGTGCTTCCTGCTGGTGAAGGCCTGGACGCTGGCGCGCGCGAAGCGCCAGGGCCCGGAGGCGATCGCCGCGTTCTGGCGCGCCGGCTCGTTCGATGAGGGGCTGGCCACGCTGCGCTCGGCTGATCGCGAGCGGGTGTTCGCGCCGCTGGCCGAGGCCGCGCGGGAGGCGGCCGACGCCGCGCCCAGCCTGCTCGGGGCGCGCGTGGAGCGCGGCGAACGCGTGCTGCGCGCGGTGCGCCAGGCGATGCGCGGCTCGCAGCGCCGGCTCGAATTCGGCCTGGTGCTGCTGGCCTCGATCGCCAGCACGGCGCCCTTCGTCGGGCTGCTCGGCACCGTGTGGGGCATCTATCACGCGCTCGGCAGCATCGCCGAGAGCGGCCAGGCGCAGATCGGCAACGTGGCCGGGCCGGTCGGCGAGGCGCTGATCATGACCGCCTTCGGCCTGGTGGTGGCGATCCCGGCCGTGCTCGCCTACAACCTGCTCGGGCGCCTGGTGCGCCAGCTGAGCGAGGATCTCGACGGCTTCGCGCGCGACCTGCATGCCACGGCGGGCGGCGAGCCCGGCGGCGAAGCGGGCCAATCAGCCGGCGACGGCGCCTGACACGGGAGGCGAGATGGCATTCGGCGGACTCGATCACCAGGAGGCGGCCGCGCCGATGGCGGATATCAACATGACGCCGCTGATCGACGTGATGCTGGTGCTGCTGGTGATCTTCATCATCACCGCGCCGCTGCTCACGCACGCGATCCGGCTCGACCTGCCGAAGGTCGCCTCGGCCAGCGCGCGCGAGCTGCCCGACACCATCACGCTGTCGATCGACGCCGACGGCCATCTGTTCTGGGACGCGACGCCGCTGAGCCATGACGCGCTGGCGGCGCGCTTTCGCGCCGCCGCCGCGCAGCCGCAACCTCCCGAGCTGCATCTGCGCGCGGCCGCCTCGGCTCGCTACGAGGTGATCGCGCGCGTGATGGGCGCGGCCCAGGCAGCGGGCCTGTCGCGCATCGGTTTCGTCACCGATCCCGATGCGGCGGTCGCGCCGCCCGCGCGCGGCGCGGCTACGCCCGCAGCTCCCGCGGCCCCCGCAGCGGGCCGGCCGAGCGGCGGCTGAGCCGCCCGGCGAGGCGCCTTCGCCAGGCCCGCGCCCGCGTCGGCTGCCCCGGCCGACGGGCGTTGCCGCCCCACGCCGCGCGCGATGGCCTGAGGGGCCTGAGCGGGCGGTATAATCGACCCTTTCCCCGCGATCCGGGGAGTGCGACTTTCGATCCACTCCAGCCTGCGCGCGCGTCGCGCGTGCCGACAGCCTAGCCGAACCACACCATGCAAGAACGATACGTACCCGCCGACGTCGAAGCCGCCGTCCAGCGCGATTGGCGCGATACCGACGCCTACCTGACGAAGGAAGATTCGCAAAAGCCGAAGTTCTTTTGCGTGTCGATGCTGCCTTACCCGTCCGGCAAGCTGCACATGGGTCACGTACGCAACTACACGATCAACGACGTGATGTACCGCTATCTGCGGATGAACGGCTACAACACGCTGATGCCGATGGGCTGGGACGCGTTCGGCATGCCGGCCGAGAACGCCGCGATGGCCAACGGCGTGCCGCCCGCGAAGTGGACCTACGACAACATCGCCTACATGAAGGGCCAGATGCAGTCGATGGGCCTGGCGATCGACTGGTCGCGCGAGATCGCCACCTGCAAGCCCGACTACTACAAGTGGAACCAGTGGCTGTTCCTGAAGATGCTCGAGAAGGGCATCGCCTACAAGAAGACGGGCACCGTCAACTGGGATCCGGTCGACCAGACCGTGCTGGCCAACGAGCAGGTGATCGACGGGCGCGGCTGGCGCTCGGGCGCGCTGATCGAGAAGCGCGAGATCCCGATGTACTACCTGCGCATCACGCAGTACGCCGACGAACTGCTCGACGACCTCGACGGCCTGGGCTGGCCCGAGCGCGTCAAGATCATGCAGCAGAACTGGATCGGCAAGAGCTTCGGCGTGAACTTCGGCTTCCCGTACGAGCTCGACGGCGAGCAGAAGCTGCTGCGCGTGTTCACCACGCGCGCCGACACCATCATGGGCGTGACCTTCTGCGCGGTGGCGGCCGAGCATCCGCTCGCCACGCGCCTGGCCGAGGGCCGTCCCGAGCTGCTCGCCTTCATCGAGGAGTGCAAGCAGGGCGGCGTGGCCGAGGCCGACATGGCCACCATGGAGAAGAAGGGCGTGGCCACCGGCTTCTCGGTCAAGCACCCGCTCACCGGCGAGCCGGTGCCGGTGTGGATCGGCAACTACGTGTTGATGAGCTATGGCGAGGGCGCCGTGATGGGCGTGCCGGCGCACGACGAGCGCGATTTCGCGTTCGCCAACAAGTACGGCCTGCCGATGCGGCAGGTGATCGCCGTCGAGGGCGAGACCTGGTCGCGTGAGGCCTGGCAGGAGTGGTACGGCGACAAGTCGAAGGGCGTCAACGTCAACAGCGGCAAGTACGACGGCCTGGGCCACGAGGCGGCGGTCGACGCCGTGTCGGCCGACCTGAACGCGGGCGGCTTCGGCGACAAGCAGGTCACCTGGCGCCTGCGCGACTGGGGCGTGTCGCGCCAGCGCTACTGGGGCACGCCGATCCCGATCATCCACTGCCCGTCCTGCGGCGACGTGCCGGTGCCCGAGGCGGACCTGCCGGTGGTCCTGCCCGAGGACCTGGTGCCGGACGGCACCGGCAACCCGCTGGCGAAATCCGAAGCCTTCCTGAACTGCAGCTGTCCGAAGTGCGGCGCGCCGGCCAAGCGCGAGACCGACACCATGGACACCTTCGTCGACTCGTCCTGGTACTTCTCGCGCTACACGGCGCCCGACGCGACGACCATGGTCGACGCGCGCACCGATCACTGGATGCCGATGGACCAGTACATCGGCGGCATCGAGCACGCGATCCTGCACCTGTTGTACTCGCGCTTCTGGACCAAGGTGATGCGCGACCTGGGCCTGGTGAAGTTCGGCGAGCCGGCCAAAAACCTGCTGACCCAGGGCATGGTGCTCAACGAAACCTTCTACCGCGAGGACGCGAACGGCAAGAAGAGCTGGTTCAACCCGGCCGACGTGACCGTCACGCACGACGACAAGGGCCGCCCGGTCGGCGCGGTGCTCAACGGCGACGGCCAGCCGGTGGTGCTGGGCGGCATCGAGAAGATGTCGAAGTCGAAGAACAACGGCGTCGATCCGCAACTGCTGATCGACCAGCACGGCGCCGACACGGCCCGGCTGTTCACCATGTTCGCCGCGCCGCCCGAGCAGCAGCTCGAATGGTCGGGTGCCGGCGTGGAAGGCGCGAGCCGCTTCCTGCGCCGCGTCTGGGCCTTCGCCTCGGCCAATCGCGAGGCGCTGGTGACGCGCGACGCGCTCGACGCCACCGCGCTCGACGAGACCGCCAAGGCGCTGCGCCGCGAGATCCACGCCGTGCTGAAGCAGGCCGATTTCGACTACCAGCGCCTGCAGTACAACACCGTGGTGTCGGCCGCGATGAAGATGCTCAACGCGATCGAGGGTGCCAAGGGCGCGCCGGGCGCGGTGCTGCGCGAGACCTACGGGATCCTGCTGCGCGTGCTGTACCCGGTGGTGCCGCACCTGACCTTCGCGCTGTGGCGGGAACTCTCCTATGCCGACGAATTCGGCCCGCTGCTCGACGCGCCCTGGCCGAAGGTCGACGAGGCCGCGCTGGAGCAGGCCGAGATCGAGCTGGTGCTGCAGATCAACGGCAAGGTGCGCGGCGCGGTCAAGGTCGCGAAGGACGCCAGCCGCGAGGTGATCGAGGCGGCCGCGCTCGCCGACGAGGCATTCGCGAAGTTCGGCGAGGGCAAGCCGGCGAAGAAGGTGATCGTCGTGCCGGGCCGTCTCGTCAACGTGGTGGTCTGACGCGCAGTACGAACCAAGGAGCGAAGGTGATCCGCAGATCGTTTTTGATGGCCGTGGGCAGCGCGGTGCTGCTGTCCGCATGCGGCTTCCAGCTGCGCGGCACGCAGGACTACGCGTTCAAGCACCTGCTGATCGTGGGCGCGCAGCCGGCGGTGGCCGCGCGCCTGACGCGGATGGTCGAGGGCGGCAGCGATACCAGGGTGGTCAAGGCCCAGGCCGATGCCGACGCGATCCTGCGCGTGTCCGAGGCGCGCGGCACCGGCACGCTGACGCTGGACGAGTTCGGCACGGTGGAGGAATACCAGCTCAACTATTCGCTGAGCTACACGCTGACCACCAAGGACGGCGCCCTGTTGATCGCGCCGAGCGTGATCTCGCTGAACCGCGCCATGACCTACAACGCGCAGTTCGTGCAGGCCAAGGCGCAGGAAAGCGACATCCTGTTCGCGGACATGCAGAACGACGCCGTCGACCAGCTCACGCGCCGCCTGTCGGTGGTGCACACGCTGACGCCCAGGCCGGGCGAGGTGGCGCCGGGCATCGCGCCGCGCGCGCCGCTGCCGCCGCCGCCGCTGTGATGCGCGGCGGCTTGTCCGAATCCGTTTTTCCCGACTGCTGAGCGTTCGAATCGATGCAATTGCGACTTGAGGCGCTGGAGCCGCACCTGGCGAAGGGGCTCGCCGGCCTCTACACCGTCTACGGCGACGAACCGCTGCTGGCCCAGGAGGCCTGCGACCGGATTCGTGCCGCCGCGCGCGCGGCCGGTTTCACCGAACGTTCGGTGTTCACGGTCGAGCGCAGCTTCGACTGGAGTTCGCTGCTGGGCGCGAGCCAGGCGATGTCGCTGTTCGGTGAGCGCCAACTGATCGAGTTGCGGATTCCCTCGGGCAAGCCGGGCAAGGAAGGCGCCGACGCGCTGAAGACGCTGGCCGGCGCGGGCAATCCCGAGGTGCTGATGCTGGTCACGCTGCCGCGGCTCGATGCCGCCACGCAGAAGTCGGCCTGGTTCACCGCGCTGGGCAACGGCGGCGTCGCGCTGAAGATCGACCCGGTCGATCGCGCGCAACTGCCGAACTGGATCGGCCAGCGGCTCGCCGCGCAGGGCCAGCGCGTGGCTGCCGGCGACGATGGCCGGCGCGCGCTGCAGTTCATCGCCGAGCGCGTCGAGGGCAACCTGCTGGCCGCGCACCAGGAGATCCAGAAGCTCGGGCTGCTCTATCCGTCCGGCGCGCTGGCCTTCGAGCAGGTGCAGGATGCCGTGCTCAACGTGGCGCGCTACGACGTCTTCAAGCTCAACGAGGCGATGCTGGCCGGCGACGCCGGCCGGCTGGCGCGCATGATCGACGGGCTGAAGGGCGAGGCGCTGGTGCTGGTGCTGTGGGCCGTGGTCGAGGAATTGCGCACGCTGCTGCGCATCAAGCGCGGGATCGAGGCCGGCAAGACGCTCGCCGTGCTGGTGCGCGAGAACCGCGTCTGGGGGCCGCGCGAGCGTTTGATCGGGCCGGCCCTGTCGCGCGTCACGGAGCCGGTGCTTGAAAAGGCGCTGGCGCTGGCCGCCAGGCTGGACCGCCAGGTCAAGGGCCTGTCCGGCGCCACGCCGGGCCTGCCGCGCGCCGACGAGCCGCCGCCCGATCCCTGGGACGGGCTGTTCCAGCTCGCCATGACGGTTGCCGGCGCGCAGGGCGCGTCGCGTTCGCCGGCCGGCCCGCGCGGCGCGGCGGCGCGGCAGCAGGTTTCAGGCTCGACCGCGGGCGCAGGTTCGGTGTCGCGTCGCCCTGGCTGATCCCGCCGCGCCCGACGCTCGCGCGCGCAGGCGCATACAATCGTTCATTCGCCGCCGCCCGCGGGCCGGCCGGCGATCACTCCAACGGCGTTTCGCCGCCCGCGCGCGGCTGCCTTTCCGGATTCGGGTTTCATGATGGATATCGATCAGTACATGACGGACGTCGGCCGCCGCGCGCGGCAAGCCTCGCGCGCGATCGCGCGGGCCGACACGGCGGCCAAGAACGCCGCGCTGGCCGCGATCGCCACGGCGATCGAACGCGAGGCCGCCACGCTGAAGTCGGCCAACGCGCGTGACGTCGAGCGGGCGCGCGCCAACGGCCAGGACGCCGCCTTCATCGATCGCCTGACGCTGTCGGACAAGGCGCTGAACACCATGGTCGAAGGCCTGCGCCAGGTCGCGGCGCTGCCTGACCCGATCGGCGAGATCTCGAACCTGAAGTTCCGCCCGAGCGGGATCCAGGTCGGCCAGATGCGGGTGCCGCTCGGCGTGATCGGCATCATCTACGAATCGCGGCCGAACGTGACGATCGACGCGGCCGCGCTGTGCCTGAAGTCCGGCAACGCCACCATCCTGCGCGGCGGCTCCGAGGCGCTCGAATCGAATACCGCGCTGGCGGGGCTGATCGGCGAGGGGCTCGCCGCGGCGGGGCTGCCGGCCGAGGCGGTGCAGGTGGTGGCCACCGCCGATCGCGCGGCGGTCGGCAAGCTGATCACCATGACCGAGCATGTCGACGTGATCGTGCCGCGCGGCGGCAAGAGCCTGATCGAGCGGCTCATGAAGGACGCGCGCGTGCCGATGATCAAGCACCTCGACGGCATCTGCCACGTCTATGTCGACGATCGTGCCGATCTCGCCCGCGCCCTGACCGTCTGCGACAACGCCAAGACGCATCGCTACGGCACCTGCAACACCATGGAAACGCTGCTCGTCGCGCGCGGCATCGCGGCCGCCGTGCTGCCGCCACTGGGCCGCCTGTATCGCGACAAGTCGGTCGAGCTGCGGGTCGACGCGGCCGCCCGGGCCGTGCTGGCCGAGGCCGGCGTCGCGCCGCTGGTCGATGCCACCGAGGAAGACTGGCGCACCGAGTACCTGGCGCCGGTGCTGGCGATCAAGGTGGTCGACGGCATCGACGCGGCGATCGAGCACATCAACACCTACGGCTCCGCGCATACCGACGCGATCGTCACCGAGGATCACGACCGCGCGATGCGTTTCCTGCGCGAGGTCGATTCGGCCAGCGTGATGGTCAACGCCTCGACGCGCTTCGCGGACGGTTTCGAATACGGCCTGGGCGCCGAGATCGGCATCTCGAACGACAAGCTGCATGCGCGCGGCCCGGTCGGGCTCGAGGGCCTGACCTCGCTGAAATACGTCGTGCTCGGGCACGGCGAGGGCCGGCAGTAATCACGAACGCCTCCAAAGTCTCCAGCAATCGCATTCCAGCCAAGACGGACGGACCATTCGATGACATACCTCTGGGTCAAGACCTTCCACATCGTGCTGATCGCCGCGTGGTTCGCCGGGCTGTTCTACCTGCCCCGCATCTACGTGAACCTCGCCATGGAGACCGATCCCGGCGCGGTGCGCCGGCTGCTGACGATGGCGCGCAAGCTGTTCCGCTTCATGAGCTTCATCGCCGTGCCGGCGCTGGCCTGCGGGGCATGGCTCTGGCTGGTGGCCGGGGTCGGGCGCGGGCAGGGCTGGATCCACGCCAAGCTGACGATCGTGCTGCTGCTGATCGTTTATCACGCCTACTGCGGGCATCTGCTGCGCGTGTTCGAGCGCGGCGAGAACCGCCGCAGCGACCGCTGGTACCGCTTCTTCAACGAGCTGCCGGTGCTCGGCATGCTCGGCGCGGTCGCGCTGGCCGTCATCAAGCCCTTCTGAATCCACGACGCGACCCGGCACATTGGCGTGCCGCGGCGCGTCGCCTGCCTTCAGGCGCCTTGGCGCGCCGTCCCTGTTTTCCTCACGGTTGCTCCGATTCGCCGCGCGCGATTTCGCGTGCCGTCTCGCGGCCCTCCTCGCGTCCTTCCTCGCGTCCTTCCTCGCGCGCCCCTCGGCGCTCGCCGCCGCGCTCGTCCGGGCCGATGCGGCGCCGCACGATCGCGGCCTTGGCACGGCCGAGCCGGTCCACCAATTCGGGGCCGCGCTGCAGCGCCACGCCGACCGCCAGAATGTCGCCAATCGCCAGGTGCGACATGCGCGAGGTCATCGGCGAGAACACGTCGGTTTCCTCGGCGATGTTCGAGGCCAGGTTGACCGAGGCGAGTTGGGCCAGCGGCGAATGGCTGTGGGTGATCGACACCACCTTGGCCCCGCAGGCCAGCGCCGATTTCGCGGCCTCCACGATATCGCGCGTGCGACCCGTATTGGAGATCGCCACCACGATGTCCTGCGGGCCCAGCAGGGCGGCCGACATCGAGAAGGTATGCGGGTCGGAATAAGCCACGCTCGGCACGCCTAGCCGGAAGAACTTGTGCTGGATGTCCTGCGCGGCGATGCCCGAGCCGCCCGCGCCGTAGAACTCGATGCGCGAGGCGCGCGAGAGCAGGGCGATGGCCTCGGCCACGCTGCCGGCCGACAGGCTGTTGCGGACCTCGATCAGCGCGCCGATGGTGCGGTCGAACACCTTGCCGATGATGCCGGGCGCAGGTTCGTCGGGCTCCACGTCGCGATACACGGAAGGCACGCCCGGCGCGACGCTCTGCGCCAGCCGGATCTTGAATTCGCGGAAGCCGCTGCAGCCCAGTGCCTGGCAGAAGCGCGCGATGGTGGGCTGGCTGACGCCGGCGCGCGCCGACAGGTCGGTCATCGACAGATCGAGGATCTCGCGCGGCGCGGCCAGCACGTATTCGGCGAGTTTCTGCTCGGACGGGCGCAGTTGCGCGCGCAGCGCTTCGATTCGAGGGAGCATCGGCGGCTCGTGGCGGAAAAGCGGGATTGTAGTCTTGCGCAGGTATTGTAGAAAAACTACAGAAAATTCCCAGCACATTTCTGCCCGAGGATCGGTCGTCATTAGGGTTTCTACTGATGGAGATGCCATATGTAGCAGGCTTTGTGCGGCATTGAAGAATGGCCATGCTGCGGCGCAAGATTGCGATCATGTAGTTTTTCTACTAGACTTTGCCGCGATCGGTCGGTCAATCCGGCCAGACCTCCCCACGATTCCAGCCGCCGGCGCCGCCGGCCACAGAGGAGCCGCCCGCATGGCCTCGCTGCATCCCACCCTGCTCAACGTGACCGAGCGCGTGATCGCGCGCAGCCGTCCCACCCGCATCGCCTATCTCGATCGCATCGCCGCCGCCCAGGGCCGCTTCCCGGCGCGCGGCGCGCTGTCCTGCGCGAATCTCGCGCACGGCTTCGCCGGCATGGAAGGCAACGACAAGTTCGTGATCAAGGCGATCCGCGAGCCGAACATCGGCATCGTGTCCTCGTACAACGAGATGCTGTCGGCGCATGCGCCGTACCTGAACTACCCCGACATCATCAAGGCGGCCGCGCGCGAGAACGGCGGCGTGGCGCAGTTCGCGGGCGGCGTGCCGGCGATGTGCGACGGCGTCACGCAGGGCAATCCGGGCATGGAGCTGTCGCTGTTCTCGCGCGAGACGATCGCGATGAGCACCGCGATCGCGCTGACGCACAACATGTTCGACGCCGCGCTGTGCCTGGGCATCTGCGACAAGATCGTGCCGGGCCTGCTGATCGGCGCGCTGCAGTTCGGCCACCTGCCGACCATCTTCGTGCCGGCCGGCCCGATGACGAGCGGCCTGTCGAACGACGACAAGGCCAAGATCCGCCAGCAGTTCGCCACCGGCCAGGTGGGCCGCGACGCGCTGCTCGAATCCGAATCGGCCGCCTATCACGGCCACGGCACCTGCACCTTCTACGGCACCGCTAACAGCAACCAGATGCTGATGGAGGTGATGGGCCTGCACCTGCCGGGCTCGGCCTTCGTCCATCCGCATACGCCGCTGCGCGACGCCCTGACGGCGGCCGCCGCGCGCCGCGTGCTCGACCTCACCGTCGAGCGCGGCAACTACACGCCGATCGGGCACGTGGTCGACGAGAAGGCGGTGGTCAACGGCATCGTCGCGCTGCTGGCCACCGGCGGCTCGACCAAC contains:
- the dapB gene encoding 4-hydroxy-tetrahydrodipicolinate reductase; this encodes MKIAIAGASGRMGRMLIEAVLNDADATLVGALGRPGSAHLGQDAGAFLGKPTGVAITDDVERVFAEADCLIDFTRPDTTIGYLDAARRHGVKLVIGTTGFSEAQKAQLREAASQIGIVFSANMSVGVNVTLKLLEFAARQFEQGYDIEIIEAHHRHKVDAPSGTALMMGETVAASLGRKLEDCAVYDRHGETGPRDPSTIGFTAIRGGDIVGDHTVLFAGIGERIEITHKSSSRVSYAQGSMRAVRFLADKPAGLFDMQDVLGLR
- a CDS encoding MotA/TolQ/ExbB proton channel family protein — encoded protein: MAMETGVVHYLASGDAVTHGVAWLLFAMSVASWCFLLVKAWTLARAKRQGPEAIAAFWRAGSFDEGLATLRSADRERVFAPLAEAAREAADAAPSLLGARVERGERVLRAVRQAMRGSQRRLEFGLVLLASIASTAPFVGLLGTVWGIYHALGSIAESGQAQIGNVAGPVGEALIMTAFGLVVAIPAVLAYNLLGRLVRQLSEDLDGFARDLHATAGGEPGGEAGQSAGDGA
- a CDS encoding ExbD/TolR family protein; the encoded protein is MAFGGLDHQEAAAPMADINMTPLIDVMLVLLVIFIITAPLLTHAIRLDLPKVASASARELPDTITLSIDADGHLFWDATPLSHDALAARFRAAAAQPQPPELHLRAAASARYEVIARVMGAAQAAGLSRIGFVTDPDAAVAPPARGAATPAAPAAPAAGRPSGG
- the leuS gene encoding leucine--tRNA ligase, translating into MQERYVPADVEAAVQRDWRDTDAYLTKEDSQKPKFFCVSMLPYPSGKLHMGHVRNYTINDVMYRYLRMNGYNTLMPMGWDAFGMPAENAAMANGVPPAKWTYDNIAYMKGQMQSMGLAIDWSREIATCKPDYYKWNQWLFLKMLEKGIAYKKTGTVNWDPVDQTVLANEQVIDGRGWRSGALIEKREIPMYYLRITQYADELLDDLDGLGWPERVKIMQQNWIGKSFGVNFGFPYELDGEQKLLRVFTTRADTIMGVTFCAVAAEHPLATRLAEGRPELLAFIEECKQGGVAEADMATMEKKGVATGFSVKHPLTGEPVPVWIGNYVLMSYGEGAVMGVPAHDERDFAFANKYGLPMRQVIAVEGETWSREAWQEWYGDKSKGVNVNSGKYDGLGHEAAVDAVSADLNAGGFGDKQVTWRLRDWGVSRQRYWGTPIPIIHCPSCGDVPVPEADLPVVLPEDLVPDGTGNPLAKSEAFLNCSCPKCGAPAKRETDTMDTFVDSSWYFSRYTAPDATTMVDARTDHWMPMDQYIGGIEHAILHLLYSRFWTKVMRDLGLVKFGEPAKNLLTQGMVLNETFYREDANGKKSWFNPADVTVTHDDKGRPVGAVLNGDGQPVVLGGIEKMSKSKNNGVDPQLLIDQHGADTARLFTMFAAPPEQQLEWSGAGVEGASRFLRRVWAFASANREALVTRDALDATALDETAKALRREIHAVLKQADFDYQRLQYNTVVSAAMKMLNAIEGAKGAPGAVLRETYGILLRVLYPVVPHLTFALWRELSYADEFGPLLDAPWPKVDEAALEQAEIELVLQINGKVRGAVKVAKDASREVIEAAALADEAFAKFGEGKPAKKVIVVPGRLVNVVV
- the lptE gene encoding LPS assembly lipoprotein LptE, with the protein product MIRRSFLMAVGSAVLLSACGFQLRGTQDYAFKHLLIVGAQPAVAARLTRMVEGGSDTRVVKAQADADAILRVSEARGTGTLTLDEFGTVEEYQLNYSLSYTLTTKDGALLIAPSVISLNRAMTYNAQFVQAKAQESDILFADMQNDAVDQLTRRLSVVHTLTPRPGEVAPGIAPRAPLPPPPL
- the holA gene encoding DNA polymerase III subunit delta yields the protein MQLRLEALEPHLAKGLAGLYTVYGDEPLLAQEACDRIRAAARAAGFTERSVFTVERSFDWSSLLGASQAMSLFGERQLIELRIPSGKPGKEGADALKTLAGAGNPEVLMLVTLPRLDAATQKSAWFTALGNGGVALKIDPVDRAQLPNWIGQRLAAQGQRVAAGDDGRRALQFIAERVEGNLLAAHQEIQKLGLLYPSGALAFEQVQDAVLNVARYDVFKLNEAMLAGDAGRLARMIDGLKGEALVLVLWAVVEELRTLLRIKRGIEAGKTLAVLVRENRVWGPRERLIGPALSRVTEPVLEKALALAARLDRQVKGLSGATPGLPRADEPPPDPWDGLFQLAMTVAGAQGASRSPAGPRGAAARQQVSGSTAGAGSVSRRPG
- a CDS encoding glutamate-5-semialdehyde dehydrogenase translates to MDIDQYMTDVGRRARQASRAIARADTAAKNAALAAIATAIEREAATLKSANARDVERARANGQDAAFIDRLTLSDKALNTMVEGLRQVAALPDPIGEISNLKFRPSGIQVGQMRVPLGVIGIIYESRPNVTIDAAALCLKSGNATILRGGSEALESNTALAGLIGEGLAAAGLPAEAVQVVATADRAAVGKLITMTEHVDVIVPRGGKSLIERLMKDARVPMIKHLDGICHVYVDDRADLARALTVCDNAKTHRYGTCNTMETLLVARGIAAAVLPPLGRLYRDKSVELRVDAAARAVLAEAGVAPLVDATEEDWRTEYLAPVLAIKVVDGIDAAIEHINTYGSAHTDAIVTEDHDRAMRFLREVDSASVMVNASTRFADGFEYGLGAEIGISNDKLHARGPVGLEGLTSLKYVVLGHGEGRQ
- a CDS encoding CopD family protein codes for the protein MTYLWVKTFHIVLIAAWFAGLFYLPRIYVNLAMETDPGAVRRLLTMARKLFRFMSFIAVPALACGAWLWLVAGVGRGQGWIHAKLTIVLLLIVYHAYCGHLLRVFERGENRRSDRWYRFFNELPVLGMLGAVALAVIKPF
- a CDS encoding MurR/RpiR family transcriptional regulator; translated protein: MLPRIEALRAQLRPSEQKLAEYVLAAPREILDLSMTDLSARAGVSQPTIARFCQALGCSGFREFKIRLAQSVAPGVPSVYRDVEPDEPAPGIIGKVFDRTIGALIEVRNSLSAGSVAEAIALLSRASRIEFYGAGGSGIAAQDIQHKFFRLGVPSVAYSDPHTFSMSAALLGPQDIVVAISNTGRTRDIVEAAKSALACGAKVVSITHSHSPLAQLASVNLASNIAEETDVFSPMTSRMSHLAIGDILAVGVALQRGPELVDRLGRAKAAIVRRRIGPDERGGERRGAREEGREEGREEGRETAREIARGESEQP